One Salvia splendens isolate huo1 chromosome 22, SspV2, whole genome shotgun sequence DNA segment encodes these proteins:
- the LOC121786515 gene encoding B3 domain-containing protein At2g36080-like encodes MPTNHWLSPPISTAAAKIDLSKEALFEKPLTPSDVGKLNRLVIPKQHAERYFPMNNGGGGGLLLGFEDEAGKSWRFRYSYWNSSQSYVLTKGWSRFVKEKRLDAGDVVVFARHPDDLGRLFIGWRRRGGQEADAPPPPNRGGWSGLLYPQVDNPEKERNRNSKRLRLFGVNLEWD; translated from the exons ATGCCAACAAACCATTGGCTCTCTCCTCCCatctccaccgccgccgccaaaATCGACCTCTCGAAAGAGGCCTTATTCGAGAAGCCGCTGACGCCGAGCGACGTCGGCAAGCTCAACCGCCTCGTCATACCGAAGCAGCACGCGGAGAGGTACTTCCCCATGAacaacggcggcggcggagggctGCTGCTGGGGTTCGAGGACGAGGCCGGGAAATCGTGGCGGTTCCGGTACTCGTATTGGAACAGCAGCCAGAGCTACGTGCTGACGAAGGGGTGGAGCCGCTTCGTCAAGGAGAAGAGGCTCGATGCTGGAGACGTTGTCGTCTTCGCGCGCCATCCGGACGACCTCGGTCGCCTCTTCATCGGATGGCGCCGGAGGGGCGGGCAAGAGGCCGATGCCCCTCCACCGCCAAATCGCGGTGGCTGGAGTGGCCTACTTTACCCTCAAGTTG ATAATCCCGAAAAAGAGAGAAATAGGAATTCGAAGAGGCTGAGATTATTCGGGGTGAACTTAGAATGGGACTAA